GTTGCCAGATGGCGATGGCATGGTGCTCTGCCAACAAATTCAACGCCGCAGTAAAACACCTGTGATATTGCTGACGGCCAGGGACACGGTTGCCGACCGGATTGCCGGACTGGACTACGGTGCCGATGACTATGTGGTCAAGCCCTTTGAGCCGCGGGAATTGTTAGCCCGTATTCAGAGCGTATTACGCAGAGCGGGGCAAAACACCCTTGCAGCGCCTTCTGCCTTACCGGTGCGCAACTACGCTTTCTCCGGCCTCAGCTTTGACCCCGCCTCGCGCAGGCTGACCCACCACACAGGGGAAGAGAGGCTGCTCAGCACGATGGAAGGCAAATTCCTGACGGCCTTTCTTGACCATCCTCACACCGTGCTCAGCAGAGAAATCCTGATCGACAAATGTATTACGCCGGGTAATGAGGTCTTTGACCGTGCCATTGACCGGCAGGTGAGCCGCCTGAGGACCAAACTGCTGCAATTGCTGCCGGATAAGATGCTGCTTATCACCGTCTGGGGAGAAGGCTATTCGCTGGTCTCAGAGGTTAAGGTTGCATAATGGATCTGGTGAAAAAATTCTGGCCACGTCAGATGGTCGCACAACTGGTGTTGCTGCTGCTGGTGGCGTTACTGCTGGCTAATCTGATAGCCGTGACCGGCACGCAACTGACCGGCAGTTTACTGCATCCCCTTTCAAGATCG
This genomic window from Erwinia sp. E_sp_B01_1 contains:
- a CDS encoding response regulator transcription factor produces the protein MKERVAPVHLLVVDDHRKIREPLAVWLRRQGYTVLTAENAETLWLMLRARPFDLIVLDVMLPDGDGMVLCQQIQRRSKTPVILLTARDTVADRIAGLDYGADDYVVKPFEPRELLARIQSVLRRAGQNTLAAPSALPVRNYAFSGLSFDPASRRLTHHTGEERLLSTMEGKFLTAFLDHPHTVLSREILIDKCITPGNEVFDRAIDRQVSRLRTKLLQLLPDKMLLITVWGEGYSLVSEVKVA